The Coprobacter tertius genome includes a region encoding these proteins:
- a CDS encoding Acg family FMN-binding oxidoreductase, whose product MKTDFIQIANYASKAPSGHNTQPWKFHITDSTITVLPNLDVALPVVDRNNRELFISLGCAVENLCIAASYFGYTTHIIECSIEAIILELTKNDLTIEDSLFHQIEKRQTNRNIYNGNKISDGILQQLQSIPKENGIQFYFTEINTPFANTITQYIMKGNEIQMADIAFKNELLSWMRFNKKQVEATHNGLSYLVFGNPPLPRILARPIVSLFLKPNVQNKSDRKKIDSSSHFVVCTTQQDTIKEWINLGRTLQRFLLKVTEIGISYAFLNQPCEIAVLAFDLREKLPVNKEHPTLIMRIGYAKQIPYSPRKKIETLLV is encoded by the coding sequence ATGAAAACTGATTTCATACAAATAGCCAATTATGCTTCCAAAGCTCCTTCGGGACATAACACACAGCCTTGGAAGTTTCATATTACGGACAGTACTATTACGGTTCTCCCCAACTTAGATGTAGCGTTACCTGTCGTTGATAGAAACAATCGTGAGTTATTTATTAGCTTAGGCTGTGCTGTTGAAAACTTATGCATCGCTGCCAGTTATTTTGGTTACACTACCCATATAATAGAATGCAGTATAGAAGCGATTATTCTTGAATTAACGAAAAATGATCTCACAATTGAAGATTCCCTATTCCATCAAATTGAGAAACGACAGACAAACCGCAATATCTATAATGGCAATAAAATATCAGATGGAATTCTACAACAACTTCAATCCATTCCAAAAGAAAATGGTATTCAATTCTACTTTACTGAAATAAATACGCCATTTGCAAATACAATAACCCAATACATAATGAAAGGGAATGAAATTCAAATGGCTGATATTGCTTTCAAGAATGAATTGCTTTCGTGGATGAGGTTTAATAAAAAACAAGTTGAGGCTACACATAACGGGCTAAGTTATTTGGTTTTCGGAAATCCGCCACTTCCTAGAATATTAGCACGTCCCATAGTTAGCTTATTCTTAAAACCTAATGTGCAAAACAAATCGGATAGAAAGAAAATAGATTCTTCCTCGCATTTTGTTGTATGCACCACGCAACAAGATACAATCAAAGAGTGGATTAACTTGGGGCGAACACTCCAACGCTTTCTGCTAAAAGTAACTGAGATCGGGATTTCTTATGCTTTCTTGAATCAGCCGTGCGAAATTGCAGTATTAGCATTTGACTTACGAGAGAAATTACCTGTCAATAAGGAACACCCAACATTAATAATGAGAATTGGTTACGCAAAGCAAATCCCTTATTCTCCCCGTAAAAAGATTGAAACATTACTAGTCTAA
- a CDS encoding TetR/AcrR family transcriptional regulator translates to MKGKSITGERDREATEKRLLDTIGKMIAEDGFEKIGINAIATQSGVSKILIYRYFGSVEGLMAAYIRQHDFWINFPLEYPSREKLPAFVKSMFQGQIEQLRNNPTLKRLYRWELSCNNDMIVKLREQREKVGIDLVKKVSELTGYPQKEIAAIASMLTASITYLVMLEDFCPVYNGIPLNENSGWEQINEGIEVLINKVFQDEN, encoded by the coding sequence ATGAAAGGAAAAAGCATAACAGGAGAAAGAGATCGGGAAGCTACCGAAAAGCGGTTGCTAGATACTATCGGTAAAATGATTGCCGAAGATGGCTTCGAGAAAATCGGCATTAACGCTATAGCTACCCAATCAGGTGTTTCAAAGATATTGATATACCGTTATTTCGGTTCGGTAGAGGGACTTATGGCTGCTTACATACGGCAACATGATTTTTGGATCAATTTCCCTCTTGAATACCCCAGCCGTGAAAAACTACCTGCATTCGTGAAAAGTATGTTTCAAGGACAGATTGAGCAATTAAGGAATAATCCTACTTTGAAAAGGCTTTATCGCTGGGAATTATCTTGCAATAATGATATGATTGTAAAGCTAAGAGAGCAACGGGAAAAAGTAGGAATAGACCTTGTAAAGAAAGTAAGCGAACTAACAGGATATCCCCAAAAGGAAATTGCAGCAATAGCCTCTATGCTGACAGCATCAATTACTTATCTGGTGATGCTGGAAGATTTTTGTCCGGTTTACAATGGCATTCCTCTGAATGAAAATTCAGGATGGGAACAGATAAACGAAGGAATTGAAGTTTTAATAAATAAGGTATTTCAAGATGAAAACTGA
- a CDS encoding helix-turn-helix domain-containing protein: MEVVTIEKRTFSYVCERFTEFAKRIESLCSTHTQKVENWLDSQEVCLLLGFSKRTLQYYRSSGRLAYSQIGSKIYYKSSDVERIIADSETQNQSPKQITPYEKN, from the coding sequence ATGGAAGTAGTAACCATCGAAAAAAGAACATTCTCGTATGTCTGTGAGAGGTTCACGGAGTTTGCTAAACGGATAGAGAGTTTGTGCAGCACTCATACGCAGAAAGTAGAAAACTGGCTAGATAGTCAGGAAGTATGCCTGTTGTTAGGCTTTAGTAAACGAACGCTGCAATATTACCGAAGTAGTGGGCGACTGGCTTATTCTCAAATAGGGAGCAAGATTTATTATAAGTCTTCTGATGTTGAAAGAATTATTGCGGATAGTGAAACACAAAATCAATCACCCAAACAAATCACGCCTTATGAAAAGAACTAA
- a CDS encoding DUF3876 domain-containing protein — protein MKRTKEDYPSFNLFSIVGTWESINLNPTVIIYRNDNDYLLSIIYVSETTKQASPATYEIQKEGSLYFIAPAPKRIYIDYDPAKDVLSLSSLGGYLRN, from the coding sequence ATGAAAAGAACTAAAGAAGATTATCCGTCTTTTAACTTGTTTTCCATTGTTGGCACATGGGAAAGCATTAATCTGAATCCTACAGTTATCATCTACCGGAATGACAACGATTATCTTCTCTCTATTATATATGTATCGGAAACCACCAAACAGGCTTCACCCGCTACTTATGAAATACAGAAAGAAGGTAGCCTGTATTTTATAGCTCCTGCTCCTAAACGGATTTACATAGATTATGATCCAGCAAAAGATGTGCTTAGCCTTTCATCATTGGGTGGCTATCTGCGAAACTAA
- a CDS encoding helix-turn-helix domain-containing protein, producing the protein MELINKDTPQVKEFISSLDSMLNGIESIVKHYKPQLNGERFLSNREVSKKLNVSLRTLQEWRDTGLIPFIQIKGKIIYRQSDIDKLLQKHYFESWKE; encoded by the coding sequence ATGGAATTAATAAATAAAGATACACCACAAGTCAAAGAATTTATTTCTTCGCTTGATTCAATGCTGAACGGTATTGAATCAATTGTAAAGCACTATAAGCCTCAGCTGAACGGAGAACGTTTTCTTTCCAATCGGGAGGTTTCTAAAAAACTGAATGTCAGTTTACGAACTCTGCAAGAATGGCGAGATACAGGGCTAATCCCCTTTATCCAGATAAAAGGTAAAATCATCTATCGCCAAAGCGATATTGATAAACTGCTCCAAAAGCACTACTTTGAAAGTTGGAAAGAATAG